One Brassica oleracea var. oleracea cultivar TO1000 chromosome C7, BOL, whole genome shotgun sequence genomic window carries:
- the LOC106306576 gene encoding triose phosphate/phosphate translocator, chloroplastic isoform X1: protein MESRVLLRATETVTGVPQLRRPIRAINRQFSTASSSFTAFAKPIGSIGEGGNLISGRQLRPLLLLDSLPEKREILKPVRAASAEGGDSAGETKVGFLGKYPWLVTGFFFFMWYFLNVIFNILNKKIYNYFPYPYFVSVIHLFVGVVYCLVSWSVGLPKRAPVNSDILKVLIPVAVCHAIGHVTSNVSFAAVAVSFTHTIKALEPFFNASASQFLLGQPIPITLWLSLAPVVLGVAMASLTELSFNWLGFISAMISNISFTYRSIFSKKAMTDMDSTNVYAYISIIALFVCLPPAIIVEGPQLLKHGFNDAIAKVGMTKFISDLFWVGMFYHLYNQLATNTLERVAPLTHAVGNVLKRVFVIGFSIVIFGNKISTQTGIGTGIAIAGVALYSVIKAKIEEEKRQGKTA, encoded by the exons ATGGAGTCACGCGTGCTGCTACGCGCCACCGAAACGGTCACCGGCGTACCGCAACTGAGGCGACCGATCAGAGCGATCAACCGCCAGTTCAGCACTGCGTCGTCGTCGTTCACGGCTTTCGCTAAGCCGATCGGATCAATCGGAGAGGGAGGGAACTTGATCTCCGGTCGTCAGCTCCGTCCGTTGCTCCTTCTCGATAGCTTGCCGGAGAAAAGAGAGATTCTCAAGCCGGTTAGAGCCGCCTCTGCCGAGGGTGGTGATTCAGCTGG GGAGACGAAAGTTGGATTCCTCGGGAAGTATCCGTGGCTTGTCACCGGATTCTTCTTCTTCATGTG GTACTTCTTGAACGTGATTTTCAACATCCTTAACAAGAAGATCTACAATTACTTCCCTTACCCCTA TTTTGTATCGGTTATTCACTTGTTCGTTGGAGTTGTCTACTGCTTGGTGAGCTGGTCCGTGGGTCTTCCTAAACGGGCT CCAGTTAACTCGGACATCCTCAAGGTATTGATACCAGTTGCAGTGTGTCACGCCATAGGCCATGTTACTAGCAACGTGTCCTTCGCAGCCGTCGCTGTGTCCTTCACTCACACCATAAAAG CACTGGAGCCATTCTTCAATGCGTCTGCTTCTCAGTTCCTTCTTGGACAACCGATCCCCATAACACTATGGTTGTCTTTAGCTCCTGTTGTACTCG GAGTTGCAATGGCTTCACTCACTGAGTTGTCATTCAACTGGCTTGGTTTCATCAGCGCCATGATATCAAACATCTCTTTCACTTACAGAAGCATCTTCTCCAAGAAAGCCATG ACTGATATGGACAGTACAAATGTCTACGCTTACATCTCCATCATCGCTCTCTTCGTCTGCCTTCCTCCTGCCATCATC GTCGAAGGGCCTCAACTGTTGAAGCACGGTTTCAATGACGCGATTGCTAAAGTGGGAATGACTAAGTTCATCTCTGATCTCTTCTGGGTTGGAATGTTTTACCATCTCTACAATCAG TTGGCTACTAATACGTTGGAGAGGGTAGCACCGTTGACTCACGCTGTTGGAAACGTTCTGAAACGTGTCTTCGTGATCGGATTCTCCATCGTTATCTTCG GAAACAAGATATCGACGCAGACAGGTATCGGAACTGGAATAGCTATTGCTGGCGTTGCACTCTACTCTGTCATTAAGGCCAAGATCGAAGAAGAGAAACGG CAAGGTAAGACGGCGTAG
- the LOC106306576 gene encoding triose phosphate/phosphate translocator, chloroplastic isoform X2, producing MRETKVGFLGKYPWLVTGFFFFMWYFLNVIFNILNKKIYNYFPYPYFVSVIHLFVGVVYCLVSWSVGLPKRAPVNSDILKVLIPVAVCHAIGHVTSNVSFAAVAVSFTHTIKALEPFFNASASQFLLGQPIPITLWLSLAPVVLGVAMASLTELSFNWLGFISAMISNISFTYRSIFSKKAMTDMDSTNVYAYISIIALFVCLPPAIIVEGPQLLKHGFNDAIAKVGMTKFISDLFWVGMFYHLYNQLATNTLERVAPLTHAVGNVLKRVFVIGFSIVIFGNKISTQTGIGTGIAIAGVALYSVIKAKIEEEKRQGKTA from the exons ATGAG GGAGACGAAAGTTGGATTCCTCGGGAAGTATCCGTGGCTTGTCACCGGATTCTTCTTCTTCATGTG GTACTTCTTGAACGTGATTTTCAACATCCTTAACAAGAAGATCTACAATTACTTCCCTTACCCCTA TTTTGTATCGGTTATTCACTTGTTCGTTGGAGTTGTCTACTGCTTGGTGAGCTGGTCCGTGGGTCTTCCTAAACGGGCT CCAGTTAACTCGGACATCCTCAAGGTATTGATACCAGTTGCAGTGTGTCACGCCATAGGCCATGTTACTAGCAACGTGTCCTTCGCAGCCGTCGCTGTGTCCTTCACTCACACCATAAAAG CACTGGAGCCATTCTTCAATGCGTCTGCTTCTCAGTTCCTTCTTGGACAACCGATCCCCATAACACTATGGTTGTCTTTAGCTCCTGTTGTACTCG GAGTTGCAATGGCTTCACTCACTGAGTTGTCATTCAACTGGCTTGGTTTCATCAGCGCCATGATATCAAACATCTCTTTCACTTACAGAAGCATCTTCTCCAAGAAAGCCATG ACTGATATGGACAGTACAAATGTCTACGCTTACATCTCCATCATCGCTCTCTTCGTCTGCCTTCCTCCTGCCATCATC GTCGAAGGGCCTCAACTGTTGAAGCACGGTTTCAATGACGCGATTGCTAAAGTGGGAATGACTAAGTTCATCTCTGATCTCTTCTGGGTTGGAATGTTTTACCATCTCTACAATCAG TTGGCTACTAATACGTTGGAGAGGGTAGCACCGTTGACTCACGCTGTTGGAAACGTTCTGAAACGTGTCTTCGTGATCGGATTCTCCATCGTTATCTTCG GAAACAAGATATCGACGCAGACAGGTATCGGAACTGGAATAGCTATTGCTGGCGTTGCACTCTACTCTGTCATTAAGGCCAAGATCGAAGAAGAGAAACGG CAAGGTAAGACGGCGTAG